A genomic segment from Polyangium mundeleinium encodes:
- a CDS encoding helix-turn-helix domain-containing protein, whose protein sequence is MPVPGDDDNERLTPTIPPPPMIESPSGARTRRVIAVGGGRGGVGKTLLTVNLGVYFAQLGREVVVCDTDPFGSNLHGVLGLETPPLVTSEALEEGKAKPVSTIVPGLRLLPTAYDPMTATPIRPNRGSHWARQIEKLDVDYVLLNLGASTTASTLDLFLQADVGICVTAPEPLAIETTYRFCRALYLRVLRRALTKERFKLRLVERVIAALPPLAPPPAIVAEIKRYDDGVAKVAAEEMLRVAAHLVVGQTRLRSDLDLGMSMSVIAERFLGISLDNLGHIEHDDAVWLTVRRRQPLLIDSPTSKSARNIERVARRILALLAAQSTRGGALPPRAPVTQQRAAALPATLYEVLGVPRTAADDEIRRAVKRQREIFREGSLPLCSVVAPEVLRQVQARIEEAHDTLLDPVRRRAYDLSTFPDDTPATVVPQRSSNAAQMAELAMLQAELAREINAETQFSGALLRKVRESQGIEITEIAQRTKINITHLHAIENESFGDLPALVYVQGFVQQIAKFLKLDPAQVAKTYTRRLRDLSLGRARSSG, encoded by the coding sequence GTGCCCGTGCCCGGAGACGACGACAACGAGCGGCTGACACCCACGATCCCGCCGCCGCCCATGATCGAGTCGCCCTCGGGCGCACGCACGCGGCGGGTCATCGCCGTCGGCGGAGGCCGCGGCGGCGTCGGCAAGACGCTGCTCACCGTGAACCTCGGCGTCTACTTCGCCCAGCTCGGCCGCGAGGTCGTCGTCTGCGACACCGATCCGTTCGGTTCGAACCTGCACGGCGTGCTCGGCCTGGAGACGCCGCCGCTCGTGACGAGCGAGGCGCTCGAAGAAGGCAAGGCCAAGCCCGTGAGCACGATCGTGCCGGGTCTGCGCCTCTTGCCCACGGCCTACGATCCCATGACGGCGACGCCGATCCGACCGAACCGCGGATCGCACTGGGCGCGGCAGATCGAGAAGCTCGACGTCGACTACGTCCTTCTGAACCTCGGCGCCTCGACGACGGCCTCGACGCTGGATCTCTTCCTCCAGGCCGACGTCGGGATCTGCGTGACGGCGCCCGAGCCGCTCGCGATCGAGACGACCTACCGCTTCTGCCGCGCGCTCTACCTGCGCGTGCTCCGGCGCGCGCTCACGAAGGAGCGCTTCAAGCTGCGCCTGGTCGAGCGCGTGATCGCGGCGCTGCCGCCGCTCGCCCCGCCGCCCGCGATCGTCGCCGAGATCAAGCGCTACGACGACGGCGTCGCCAAGGTCGCGGCCGAGGAGATGCTCCGCGTCGCCGCGCACCTCGTCGTCGGGCAGACGCGCCTGCGCTCCGACCTCGACCTCGGCATGAGCATGTCCGTGATCGCCGAGCGTTTCCTCGGCATCTCGCTCGACAACCTCGGCCACATCGAGCACGACGACGCCGTGTGGCTCACGGTGCGGCGCAGGCAGCCGCTCCTCATCGACAGCCCCACCTCGAAGAGCGCGCGCAACATCGAGCGCGTCGCGCGCCGCATCCTCGCGCTGCTCGCCGCGCAGAGCACCCGCGGCGGCGCGCTCCCGCCCCGCGCGCCCGTCACCCAGCAGCGCGCCGCCGCCTTGCCCGCCACGTTGTACGAAGTGCTCGGCGTGCCGCGCACCGCGGCCGACGACGAGATCCGCCGTGCCGTGAAGCGTCAGCGGGAGATCTTCCGCGAGGGCAGCCTGCCGCTCTGCTCGGTCGTCGCGCCCGAGGTCTTGCGCCAGGTGCAGGCGCGGATCGAGGAGGCGCACGACACGCTGCTCGATCCCGTGCGCCGTCGCGCCTACGACCTCTCCACGTTCCCCGACGACACGCCGGCCACGGTGGTGCCGCAGCGCAGCAGCAACGCCGCGCAGATGGCGGAGCTCGCCATGCTCCAGGCCGAGCTCGCGCGCGAGATCAACGCCGAGACCCAGTTCTCGGGCGCGCTCCTGCGCAAGGTGCGCGAGTCGCAGGGGATCGAGATCACCGAGATCGCGCAGCGCACGAAGATCAACATCACGCACCTCCACGCGATCGAGAACGAGTCGTTCGGGGATCTGCCCGCGCTCGTGTACGTGCAGGGCTTCGTCCAGCAGATCGCGAAGTTCTTGAAGCTCGACCCCGCGCAGGTCGCGAAGACGTACACGCGAAGGCTGCGAGATCTCTCCCTTGGGCGCGCGAGGAGCAGTGGATAA
- a CDS encoding ArnT family glycosyltransferase: protein MDKPSDEGRDRLFSAALFVLALLPRLYVAIAWAREPVWDGHYYDFGARRIAEGLGYSDDVVIGGQRVWHPWCHYPVGYSGFLGIFYRLFGAGPATAPVVNAVTGALVAVLVHRLARYATTKNRARAAGLLCALDPGLIVYAALVMTEPLAALGLIAAGWLVARDAKEKPLRGALLAGLTLGLATLVRPQSLLCAPALGFFTLGDGTLRAKLKKGMITAGLALATAVLVVLPWTARNCRVMDGCAFVSTNAGWNLAIGASPRATGRFETLRASDGCKVVTGQVQQDQCWRDEGLRWIANDPIRWLSLVPKKLGHTFDHESFPMGYLGEANPAAWPEPRKATGRAVLTAVHVALLALAALGLVASPLGRLPLRARLTQIAALLAVVGVVLHGISADAHPFWPLAVLIVLFGALPLPGAPARNATVGYLVFAVATVALTHAIFFGEDRYHVVITPVLCLLAALVFRPSRALAAPSSAAADGPHRPDQV, encoded by the coding sequence GTGGATAAGCCTTCGGACGAAGGACGGGATCGGCTCTTTTCAGCCGCCCTCTTCGTGCTGGCGCTCCTTCCGCGCCTCTACGTCGCGATCGCCTGGGCCCGCGAGCCCGTGTGGGACGGGCACTACTACGACTTCGGCGCACGCCGCATCGCCGAGGGCCTCGGCTACTCCGACGACGTCGTCATCGGCGGGCAGCGCGTCTGGCACCCGTGGTGCCATTACCCCGTCGGCTACAGCGGCTTCCTCGGGATCTTCTACCGCCTCTTCGGCGCGGGCCCCGCCACCGCGCCCGTGGTCAACGCCGTCACGGGCGCCCTCGTCGCGGTGCTCGTGCACAGGCTCGCGCGGTACGCGACGACGAAGAACCGCGCCCGCGCCGCGGGTCTGCTCTGCGCGCTCGATCCCGGCCTCATCGTCTACGCCGCGCTCGTGATGACCGAGCCGCTCGCCGCGCTCGGACTCATCGCAGCTGGGTGGCTCGTCGCGCGGGACGCCAAGGAAAAACCCCTGCGCGGCGCACTCCTCGCGGGCCTCACGCTTGGCCTCGCCACGCTGGTCCGGCCGCAGAGCTTGCTTTGCGCGCCGGCCCTAGGCTTCTTCACGCTCGGCGACGGCACGCTCCGCGCGAAGCTGAAGAAGGGCATGATCACGGCCGGCCTGGCGCTCGCGACCGCCGTGCTCGTCGTCCTGCCCTGGACCGCGCGCAACTGCCGCGTGATGGACGGGTGCGCCTTCGTCTCGACGAACGCCGGATGGAACCTGGCGATCGGCGCTTCCCCGCGCGCGACGGGGCGCTTCGAGACGCTGCGCGCGAGCGACGGTTGCAAGGTCGTCACGGGCCAGGTCCAGCAGGATCAATGCTGGCGCGACGAGGGCCTGCGCTGGATCGCAAACGACCCGATCCGCTGGCTCTCGCTCGTCCCGAAGAAGCTCGGCCACACCTTCGATCACGAGTCGTTCCCGATGGGCTACCTCGGCGAGGCGAACCCCGCGGCCTGGCCCGAGCCCCGCAAAGCCACGGGCCGCGCCGTGCTCACCGCCGTGCACGTCGCGCTGCTCGCGCTCGCCGCGCTCGGCCTCGTGGCCTCTCCGCTCGGTCGTTTGCCGCTGCGCGCGCGGCTCACGCAGATCGCCGCGCTGCTCGCGGTCGTGGGCGTCGTCCTCCACGGCATCTCCGCGGACGCGCATCCGTTCTGGCCGCTCGCCGTGCTGATCGTGCTCTTCGGCGCCTTGCCGCTCCCGGGCGCGCCGGCCCGCAACGCCACCGTCGGCTACCTCGTCTTCGCCGTCGCCACCGTGGCGCTCACGCACGCGATCTTCTTCGGCGAGGACCGTTATCACGTGGTGATCACGCCGGTCCTCTGCCTGCTCGCGGCCCTCGTGTTTCGACCCTCCCGAGCGCTCGCCGCGCCCTCCTCCGCGGCCGCAGACGGTCCCCACCGTCCTGACCAGGTCTGA
- a CDS encoding tellurite resistance TerB family protein: MLKNLSREDRLRVMGFVCSFAWADLEVKPKERALVHKMVKELKLDPDEAKQVESWLQVPPRAEDVDPAAIPRAHRQMVLDFAQRMVKADGSVDPEEEESLSLLEALLA; the protein is encoded by the coding sequence ATGCTGAAGAACCTGAGCCGCGAGGATCGTCTCCGGGTGATGGGGTTCGTGTGCTCGTTTGCCTGGGCGGATCTCGAGGTCAAGCCCAAGGAGCGCGCTCTCGTCCACAAGATGGTCAAGGAGCTGAAGCTCGATCCGGACGAGGCAAAGCAGGTCGAGAGCTGGCTGCAAGTGCCGCCGCGCGCCGAGGACGTCGACCCGGCCGCCATCCCGCGCGCGCACCGGCAGATGGTGCTCGATTTCGCGCAACGCATGGTCAAGGCCGACGGGAGCGTCGATCCGGAAGAGGAGGAGAGCCTGTCCCTCCTGGAGGCGCTCTTGGCTTGA
- a CDS encoding LysM peptidoglycan-binding domain-containing protein, giving the protein MLRQGLGRRHGPRRIPLAGVATALALLLVPARPAGAFPHVVRAGETLAQIAERVYGRVEMEQILVSANALDAGRGLSIVPGMRLEIPSVGHHRVAAGETWTSLADTLLGHPDRSDVLALTNEAKPWIQPTEGQEIRVPYNLRYVAGPGDSTLTVAYRFLGQRDKAWMLDRYNRLGGEALQRGDVVLVPLTELELTAEGKALAASAGALVRSEGAGRAREAQRRVDTDLPQLAADVRNGRYVDAVARASRMLGSGDLSRTQLAQIHQRLVEAYVALDAQGLAETSCLAWREADPAIVLDPIELSPKIVRACTNASTLGAAAPPPSVIPSASASAAPTAPRRAPAGGR; this is encoded by the coding sequence GTGCTTCGCCAAGGTCTCGGTCGCCGGCACGGCCCGCGGAGGATCCCCCTCGCGGGCGTGGCGACCGCGCTCGCCCTCCTCCTCGTCCCCGCCCGGCCCGCAGGCGCGTTCCCGCACGTCGTCCGCGCCGGCGAGACGCTCGCTCAGATCGCCGAGCGCGTGTACGGCCGCGTCGAGATGGAGCAAATCCTCGTCTCCGCGAACGCCCTCGACGCAGGCAGGGGCCTTTCGATCGTGCCCGGCATGCGCCTGGAGATCCCGTCCGTCGGGCACCACCGCGTCGCCGCCGGCGAGACCTGGACCTCGCTCGCCGACACGCTGCTCGGCCACCCCGATCGCAGCGACGTCCTCGCCCTCACGAACGAAGCCAAGCCCTGGATCCAGCCCACCGAAGGCCAGGAGATCCGCGTCCCCTACAACCTCCGGTACGTCGCCGGCCCAGGCGACTCCACGCTGACCGTCGCCTACCGCTTCCTCGGCCAGCGCGACAAGGCGTGGATGCTCGATCGGTACAACCGCCTCGGCGGTGAGGCGCTCCAGCGCGGCGACGTGGTGCTCGTGCCGCTCACCGAGCTCGAGCTCACGGCCGAAGGAAAGGCCCTCGCCGCGAGCGCAGGCGCGCTCGTCCGCTCGGAAGGCGCAGGCCGCGCGCGGGAAGCCCAGCGCCGCGTCGATACGGACCTGCCGCAGCTCGCCGCCGACGTACGCAACGGCCGCTACGTCGACGCCGTCGCGCGCGCGAGCCGCATGCTCGGCTCGGGGGACCTCTCGCGGACGCAGCTCGCGCAGATCCACCAGCGCCTCGTCGAGGCCTACGTCGCGCTCGACGCCCAGGGCCTCGCCGAGACCTCTTGCCTCGCCTGGCGCGAGGCCGATCCCGCGATTGTCCTCGACCCGATCGAGCTCTCCCCGAAGATCGTTCGTGCCTGTACGAACGCGAGCACCCTCGGCGCCGCCGCGCCGCCTCCCTCCGTGATCCCCTCTGCGTCCGCGTCCGCGGCGCCCACCGCGCCACGCCGCGCGCCTGCGGGAGGTCGGTAG
- a CDS encoding serine/threonine-protein kinase, translating to MEQGEPRAPIASGAEQLAPGRVVASRYTVESVVGEGASGIVYVAKDSETDARVALKVIHRTLCFDPHFSRRFTREASILKQLEGNHIVRLLDVTEDDGLPVLVLEYVEGLSLDVALRKHRPSIDDAVEITLQICAALGAAHAGGFVHRDLKPANVIIQGELGTGRVPMVWVVDFGLGKALHRDPSGTSLTERNMILGTPEYMSPEQVRGDDVDHRCDIYAAGVLLFEMLTGRAPYTGKTPIAAMTAHLTEPVPSPRASSPDRDIPPALEAVVHRALAKNPDERYETARAFAEALSGARDEHHVIAPAAVDDADALATGDTELELRTAVAKAVALAPKPAPPVNAAAERPGQPATRWPWILLAVVLAAAAIAVGAMAGAR from the coding sequence GTGGAGCAAGGCGAGCCGCGCGCCCCGATCGCCTCCGGCGCCGAGCAGCTCGCGCCGGGCCGTGTCGTCGCCTCGCGGTACACGGTCGAGTCCGTCGTCGGCGAGGGCGCGAGCGGCATCGTCTACGTCGCCAAGGACAGCGAGACGGACGCGCGTGTCGCGCTGAAGGTCATCCACCGGACCCTCTGCTTCGACCCGCACTTCTCGCGCCGCTTCACGCGCGAGGCCTCGATCCTGAAGCAGCTCGAAGGCAACCACATCGTGCGCCTGCTCGACGTCACCGAGGACGACGGCCTGCCCGTGCTCGTGCTCGAATACGTCGAGGGCCTCTCGCTCGACGTGGCGCTCCGCAAGCATCGGCCCTCGATCGACGATGCCGTGGAGATCACGCTCCAGATCTGCGCCGCGCTCGGCGCCGCGCACGCGGGCGGCTTCGTGCACCGCGACCTCAAGCCCGCGAACGTGATCATCCAGGGCGAGCTCGGCACGGGCCGCGTGCCCATGGTCTGGGTCGTCGACTTCGGCCTTGGCAAGGCCTTGCACCGCGATCCCTCGGGCACCTCGCTCACCGAGCGCAACATGATCCTCGGCACGCCCGAGTACATGTCGCCCGAGCAGGTCCGCGGCGACGACGTCGATCACCGCTGCGACATCTACGCGGCTGGCGTGCTCCTCTTCGAGATGCTCACGGGCCGCGCGCCGTACACCGGCAAGACGCCCATCGCGGCCATGACCGCGCACCTCACCGAGCCCGTCCCCTCGCCGCGCGCGTCGAGCCCCGATCGGGACATCCCGCCCGCGCTCGAAGCCGTCGTCCATCGCGCCCTCGCGAAAAACCCCGACGAGCGGTACGAGACCGCGCGCGCCTTCGCCGAGGCCCTCTCCGGCGCGCGGGACGAGCATCACGTCATCGCGCCTGCGGCCGTCGACGACGCCGACGCGCTCGCCACGGGCGACACCGAGCTCGAGCTCCGCACGGCCGTCGCGAAGGCCGTCGCGCTCGCTCCCAAGCCTGCACCGCCCGTGAACGCCGCCGCGGAGCGCCCGGGACAGCCGGCGACACGGTGGCCGTGGATCCTTTTGGCGGTCGTGCTCGCGGCCGCGGCCATCGCCGTCGGCGCGATGGCGGGCGCGCGGTAG
- a CDS encoding Ig-like domain-containing protein has product MKTRFLWRKGVLAASALALGVALLPSAARAEVVAVDCDVDPDWCKTAPIAFSRSDSLPIEWSFDTGWVPANSPLQVHLWAGVYATTRVSLKGALETNWPEALLLRAPGTPEGGLLSYHYGVELGAQAQLHVKIAGIPYDWVGDIPYIPQIDFQVEGEQVFDAWGWKPGATLSSKTTPQTIIEVPLSDIISIPSVLVDGGLKVDVQMELAATYTTERIVVETAEGKFVVGGDITEEGGETKAEYLNGPSIDLDVHPEGYVDYDGIIHLIPGMWVEILGQNFSFDLIDIPISFPITETKWSFPKQRVHVPLPDLVLPKDVIDFGEVEVGQKSLESFGLWNAGEARAKVTIVSSSPELFPAWDPSLEIEPGVTADTAVRFMPKKNGPFEATLFIASNDPNDPVQEIVLKGVGFGGPVAPSQDISQESGCACRAAGTDAPAPTSGGLALSALAGVAALVRRFRKGGPR; this is encoded by the coding sequence ATGAAGACGCGCTTTCTTTGGAGAAAAGGTGTTCTCGCGGCCTCCGCCCTCGCCCTCGGGGTCGCGCTTCTTCCGAGCGCTGCGCGCGCCGAGGTCGTCGCCGTGGATTGCGACGTCGATCCCGACTGGTGCAAGACCGCTCCGATCGCCTTCTCGCGCAGCGACTCGCTGCCGATCGAATGGAGCTTCGACACCGGTTGGGTCCCGGCAAACTCGCCCTTGCAGGTCCACCTATGGGCGGGCGTCTATGCGACCACGCGTGTCTCGCTCAAAGGCGCGCTCGAAACGAACTGGCCCGAAGCGCTCCTGCTCCGCGCGCCCGGCACGCCCGAGGGCGGCTTGCTCTCGTATCACTACGGCGTCGAGCTCGGCGCGCAGGCGCAGCTCCACGTGAAGATCGCCGGCATCCCGTACGATTGGGTCGGCGACATCCCGTACATCCCGCAGATCGACTTCCAGGTCGAAGGCGAACAGGTCTTCGATGCATGGGGCTGGAAACCTGGCGCCACGCTCTCCAGCAAGACCACGCCGCAGACGATCATCGAGGTCCCCCTCAGCGACATCATCAGCATTCCCAGCGTCCTCGTGGACGGCGGCCTCAAGGTCGACGTGCAGATGGAGCTCGCCGCGACGTACACGACCGAGCGGATCGTCGTGGAGACCGCCGAGGGCAAATTCGTCGTGGGCGGCGACATCACCGAGGAGGGCGGCGAGACGAAGGCCGAGTACTTGAACGGCCCCTCGATCGATCTCGACGTGCATCCCGAGGGGTACGTCGATTACGACGGCATCATCCACCTCATCCCGGGCATGTGGGTCGAGATCCTCGGCCAGAACTTCTCGTTCGACCTCATCGACATCCCGATCTCGTTCCCGATCACGGAGACGAAGTGGTCGTTCCCCAAGCAGCGCGTGCACGTCCCGCTGCCCGACCTCGTGCTGCCGAAGGACGTGATCGATTTCGGCGAGGTCGAGGTCGGGCAGAAGAGCCTCGAAAGCTTCGGCTTGTGGAATGCGGGCGAGGCGCGCGCGAAGGTCACGATCGTGTCGAGCAGCCCGGAGCTCTTCCCCGCGTGGGATCCGAGCCTCGAGATCGAACCCGGCGTCACGGCGGACACGGCCGTGCGCTTCATGCCCAAGAAAAACGGCCCCTTCGAGGCGACGTTGTTCATCGCTTCGAACGATCCGAACGACCCGGTCCAGGAGATCGTCCTCAAGGGCGTGGGCTTCGGCGGCCCCGTGGCTCCGTCGCAGGACATCTCGCAGGAGAGCGGCTGCGCCTGTCGCGCTGCGGGCACCGACGCGCCTGCGCCCACCTCCGGTGGCCTCGCCCTCAGCGCCCTCGCCGGCGTCGCGGCCCTCGTACGTCGATTCCGTAAGGGGGGTCCACGCTGA
- a CDS encoding helix-turn-helix domain-containing protein codes for MSTATQDQLSHETQPSSQTRAVRPALAFMGSRVVGQSATIEEVVRVIGRLSMSRVPVHFVGEPGAGKRFFARVLHETTAQGPLVVLSDESAPIDTAALHAAAESARGGTLVVVAIDRLPAELSAELVALANRGDTRLVVTSERPLDPSSGCNAALCALFAETTVKLPTLQERANDLPQLVQHFFELHAARAHRNDLRGISPEASSLLEGHTFAEHARGLERAIEQAVGFAEGPYVTVSDLPEEIRAPKAPASPLLLGALPVQGLDLRAAVEEFETRMILQALERTGWNKNRASRLLGLNRTTLVEMIKRKRLAPPPGARKPVSAKADAHEALALADAE; via the coding sequence ATGTCGACGGCCACGCAGGATCAGCTCAGCCACGAAACCCAGCCCTCTTCGCAGACCCGCGCCGTGCGCCCGGCGTTGGCCTTCATGGGATCCCGCGTTGTCGGGCAGAGCGCCACGATCGAGGAGGTCGTCCGCGTGATCGGACGCCTCTCGATGTCCCGCGTGCCCGTGCACTTCGTCGGGGAGCCCGGCGCCGGCAAGCGCTTCTTCGCGCGGGTCCTGCACGAAACGACGGCCCAGGGTCCGCTCGTCGTGCTCTCCGACGAGAGCGCGCCCATCGACACCGCCGCGCTCCACGCCGCCGCCGAGAGCGCCCGCGGCGGGACGCTCGTCGTCGTCGCGATCGATCGTCTCCCCGCCGAGCTCTCCGCCGAGCTCGTCGCCCTCGCGAACCGCGGCGACACGCGCCTCGTCGTGACCTCCGAGCGGCCGCTCGATCCGAGCAGCGGCTGTAACGCTGCGCTCTGCGCGCTCTTCGCCGAGACCACGGTGAAACTCCCGACCCTGCAAGAGCGCGCGAACGACCTGCCCCAGCTCGTCCAGCATTTCTTCGAGCTCCACGCCGCGCGCGCGCACCGCAACGATCTGCGCGGCATCTCCCCCGAAGCGAGCTCGCTGCTCGAAGGTCACACGTTCGCGGAGCACGCGCGTGGCCTCGAACGCGCGATCGAACAGGCGGTCGGCTTCGCCGAGGGCCCGTACGTGACCGTCTCGGATCTGCCCGAGGAAATCCGCGCGCCGAAGGCGCCCGCCTCGCCGCTCCTTCTCGGCGCCTTGCCCGTGCAGGGGCTCGATCTGCGCGCTGCGGTCGAGGAGTTCGAGACGCGCATGATCCTCCAGGCGCTCGAGCGCACGGGCTGGAACAAGAACCGCGCCTCGCGCCTGCTCGGCCTGAACCGCACGACGCTCGTCGAGATGATCAAGCGCAAGCGCCTCGCGCCGCCGCCCGGCGCCCGCAAGCCGGTGTCCGCGAAGGCCGACGCGCACGAGGCGCTCGCCCTCGCCGACGCCGAGTGA